The Chlorocebus sabaeus isolate Y175 chromosome 11, mChlSab1.0.hap1, whole genome shotgun sequence genomic interval GCACCTGGTGAagaccttcttgctgcatcacaACACGGCAAAAGGCATCACATGGATGAGAGCGAGTAATAGAGCTTGAGAGAGAAAGGTtcagaggagcaggaggagaaggaggctgAATTTATTCTAAAAGGAAACCCACTCAGGATAAGTAACCCATTctcaataatgacattaatccattcatgagggcacaGCCCTcacgacctaatcacctcctgaaGGTCCCATGTCTCAGCACTGTTGTGTTGGGGATTAGTTTACAACACCTGAACTTCTTACAAATCATAGCATATTCTTAGGGGTAGTTTTACGGCAATTTGTTCTGCTCAGTATTCTTTGAGGATCTATTGTTATGctacatattttgaaattgccaaaaagaaaaaatttaaaaacatattgccCCCTTCCCAGTTCTTAGAtattcttttctgtgtgtgttgttctattctgtttgtttgcttgttcttcattttttctctctgcattttAGTTTGGGAAATTTCTATTTacctatcttcaagctcactgattctcttcaagctcactgaatctcttcaagctcactgataTGTTGTGTTTACTATTGAGCCTATCAAAGACAATCTTCATTTCTGTCacagtgttttttatttatggtatttccatttgattcttttcttagACTTTCCATCTCTCTACTGACAttacccatctgttcttgcatgttgtctacCTTTTTCTCTTAACAtattaattttagctattttaaatttctcacCTGGTAATCTCAAACTCTATGTCATATCCAAGTCTGGTTTTGACATTCGCTTTATCACTTCCGGCTGTTTACTCTCACCTTTCCGTGTGCCAGAGGCTTCAAGTTCTCTGGCATTCTTGCCTTTGTTTCCCATCTTTACTTTGTGCTTCCGTAACTACTCCTTGTTAGAGACAGTCTGTGCCTTGCAGCTCTTTCACCTGTGATCCACTGTTATTACTGGAGCCCTGTGGTATGTAGTAAAGTATGGGGAAAGGGACGTGTTTTATAATCTTTAAATCTCAGCATTTTAGTGGGCCTGTGTTTCAGGACTGTGATCTTCACAAGTGTTTCATCTTGTATAGCTTTAGGTGAAAAAGGACAACTAGAAGGGACTCAAGTTAGAGGAACATCCTTCTCTCACAGCCCTCTCACAGGAGTCTGGTAAAGCCTTTCCCCCTGGAGAGCAGACCTTTGTTTCTGGACACACTTCACAAGGATTACTcatcccctccccctgccagagCCACAGGGATATCTTTCTCAGAACTTCACCATGAGAACTTGGTGGGATTCCTGTGGGTACCCTCATGAAAACATGGAGGACCCGTCACAGTTCAACCCCCAGGTGTATCTCACTCCCATGCTAGTCCACACTCAGCCTCCAGCAACTCATCAAAATTACCATTTAAGTGTTTTAACAAGTTAATTACTTCAGTGGATTCAGGTCCAAGTAAGCAGGTCTTGGCTGTGAATTTCTGGATTTGCCTACTCTCCAGATTTTGTTGTGGCAGATTGTCTTGCAAATTCCATTCTatgatggaactgaaaaaaaaaaaaaatcaccgatTGTTTGTCCAGCTTTTCCTTGTTTTGAAGGCTGGAGTAACAACTTCCAGGCTCTGTATATGTTGGAGCTAAAATTGGAAGTCTCTcatgatggtttttttttcttttccttttttttctgagatggagtctctgtcacccaggctggagtgcagtggcacaatctcagctcatcgcaacctccgcctcacaggttcaagcgattctcctgcctcagcctcctgagtagctggaactacaggcacgtgccaccatgtccaagtaatttttgtatttttactagagaccaggtttcaccgtgttgaccagaatggtcttgatctcttcacctctggtgattcacctgcctcagcctcccaaagtgctgggattataggcgtgagccactgcacctagcccacgATGGTTTTTTTCATCCCAAGCAGCATGGTATCTGAGGCCTCAGTTGGAAAATTCAAATGCTTGGAGCTACAGTCATCTAAGGGCTTGCTCACACGCATCTGATGATTTGTGCTGATGTTGAGCGGAGGCCTCACTGGAACTCTTGGCCAGAATATGCACACATGGTTTTCCCCATGCAGCCTCAACATCTCGACATGATGTTGGGTTCTGAGGGCAAAAGTCTTGAGATGGAAAGAAACCAGATAGAGAGACTGTACCCTAGACTTCAAAGGATGTGACTGCATTTCCATTTCACTTCACTGGTAAGCAAAGTCAAGCCCCTTCCCAATATTTAGGAGAGTAACACACCCTCATCTTTAAGTTGGATTACAAGAAGTCACATTACAAGAAGAGCATGGGGATGGGGTGACTATATAGATGTGATTACTTTTGGAAATTTCACCTTGTTTCAAGTTAAATATGGGGAATTCTGAGTTATCAAGAATTTTAGACCTCACCAGCCTATGACTCTGAAATAATCTCACAGTgactttttcatatttatattttgaaaaaatattgcaGGCTGAACCCCTgcaaatcctagcactttgggaggctaaggtggatgaatcacttgagcccaggagttcaagaccagcctgggcaacatggtcaaaccacgtctctacaaaaagtacaaaaataaaaaatcagctgagcatggtggtgcatgcctgtggtcccagctacttgggaggctgaggcaggaggatggcttgagcccaggaagcggaggttgcagtgagccatgattgtgccaactgcactctagcctgggtgacactctagcctgggtgtcttaaaagaaagaaagaaattgcaaaCTTACAGAAGAGTTGGAAAAGCTTTATATTTCCTGAATCATCTCAGAGTAAGTGGCTATCCTGATGCACCTTCACCTCTGAATACATTAGTGTGCATTATCTACCCACAAAGACATGTCCTGCTTAACCATGATACAAACCTCAAAATCAGGAAGTTTAAATTGATATATCACTACTCTCTCATCTTCAGACCTCATTCAAGTTCACAAGTTGTTCTAAAAATGATTTCTACTGCATAAGTATTCAGTTTAGAAACTTGCATTGCATTTAGCTATCATGTCTCTATAATTCATTTCAGAACAAAACTGTTCTTCAGTCCTTAGTCTTTCCTTAACTTATACAACTTTGATACTTTGAAGATTACAGACaagatattttgtaaattgcTTCTTAGTttgcatttgtatgttttctcacGACTAGAATAGGTTATGCATCTTTCACAGAGATATCACAAAAGGTATGCTGTGTTCGTTTCCTTGCATCCTATCAGGTAGGACACCCTTTTCATTTATCTCATTACTAAGGATGTTCACTTTTATTCCTTGATTAAGATGGCATCTGCTAAGCTTCTCTACTATAAAATTACTCCTTTCCaatttgtaattaataaatattttatagggaGATATTTTGCAATGATGTGGCTATACTATTCCTCATCAAACTTTCGGTGTGTTCATTTATATCAATATATACTCCTGGTTTCCTATTATATTCAAACGGTCATAGTACGTCACTATCactatttattttgatgctcaaattttcTCATATTTGACCAGTGGGAGTCCCTTCAAGCTGGTTTCTGTGCCTTTTAACATGTTTCCATCATCCTCTGAATACTTCTTTTGTTCTAGCACACCATGTACTTTCACTAACCCTGCTCTGGGATCAGCCAGTTCTCCAAGGAGTTCTGGTTCCTTCTAGCaaagaatggtatttagaagtcAAGGTATGGGTGATCAGTGTTCTCACTGTTATTGAGATGTTAACTACTCTCAGGCCCCCTCAATGGACAGAGTTAGGGTGAATTAATATTtctatctattatttatttctgtatctacCTCTATATATTGAAGAGCATAAGGTAGTACTGACACATCTAATTCTAATTCAGTATCATAGGGTTTATtctaattttctccttttctgtactGTAGCTTCCTTCAATAGTGAGGAAGACTGGCTCCCATTATCTTTAATATAATTACTTAATTAATTTCCCATCTGCACTAATATGTCTTCCCCTATGCAGATGCCATTCTTACTTCACTCTAACACCCATGCTGGGCCATCCCAGGACACAGATGTCCTCCTCACCTTGCCTGGACTCTGACAGCCTACTCCAGGCCTTTCTTTCACATAGGCACCTCCTTGCTAGGCTAAGGTTCAGAGGACCCATGTCATGTCAGGCTGCCAACCTATAGTAGACTGCATAATGgacccccaaagatgtccacatcctagtCCCCTGAATCTGGGACTGTTGCTTTAtatggcatacacacacacacacaaattctcaGATGTGGTTAAGTTAAAAATCTTAAGAAGGAGATAATATCCTGAATTATTCAAGTGATCTTAATGTAATCACgagggtccttataagaggaaataGGGAATATCAGActcagagagaatgagagaggctGGAAGACACtgttctgctggcttttgaaaaTGAAGAGGCCACTAGCTAAGGAATGAGAGTGGCCTCCAGCAGTTGGAAAAGTCAAGGAAACGGAGTCTCCAGAAGGAACAAGCCCTGCCGATGCCTTGATTTCAGCCCATTGAGCTTAGTTTTGGAATTCTGCCCTCCATTATGATAAGATAATAaacatgtggggtttttttttcagcAACTAAGTTTGTTGTCACTTATTACCAAAGCAATAGGACACTAATATGCTCACTCACCTCTTCAAGGACCTTCTCCTCATTCTGCTCAGGTTCTGCTACCTTCCACATCAGGTTTCCTCCCTTCACACTGTGCCTGGAATTTGGCTGCCCATCGTGGGCAATTACAGATGTCTACCTTACTCTGATGCACTTAATTGATTTAGAATAATATTGttcaaatgggaagagaggaagagaaaaatgaagagaacagGATAAGAAAGAACAGGAAAATCCATTGACATTTCATGTTCAAATTTTAATTGCCAAAAATTGCCCTACCAGCAAGGGTATGCCAGCAATTTCTGAAAGTCACTAAGGGTGGGACATCATAGGATAAGGGCTCTCACACTGCAAGCCCAGGCTGCTGCCCCAGCTGCTTACAAAATTAGGGAGATACCTGCCCCTGCTAGCATTGGGAGAGGAAGCTTCCCCCAAGGTCTCTTAGTCTAAAGCATGGTCCATCCCTCCTACAAGCTCCATCACACTTCTGAAACTAGGTGTGTTCATAAGAGAAGAAACATACAACATAGGGAATAATTGACAACCACTGCATAGGCCAGTCTCAACTCAAGTTCTCTTAAAGGATCTTCTCCCTGTCTCATTCCCTGCTATCATCACAACACCTAATACAGTTTGTATCTCTTCATGTCTCACAGTCTGGGCCAAACTGAGACCAACCTCAGTGAGAGGGAATGTTTTATCCAGCCCTAGACTAAAATTCATCTCCTGGGGCTTCATTCCACATGGTATGATTAATCACTTCTCAAGATGATTGATGGTGGGAATTTCCAATCCCTTCCCCAGAAGTATGGTCTGGAAATACAGTCCAGGCAAGACagtttcacagtagccctccatctGTTTATACATCAAAGTCTGCATCAGAGAATCTTAATACGAACAAGAGTGGAGACACCAGTCGCAGATCATATTAGCTGTAGTTGTGCCAAAAATAACCCAATTTACTTTCAGTCTTGCTTCATCAAAGATTCAAAAGTTTCAGAATCAGATCTCACCCACTGTCACTTAATTGCCcaataatcaaaataatgacCCCTGATTGTTGTCGAAGACTCAAATGATCCTTTGTGTGATCTATTTCACATAATCCTACTGTTGCTGTTGGAGGGTTATGTGAAATTGTTGAGAAGGAAGCCCCAGATGCCTAACCCTCTCTATCCTTGACATTCACAATCTTGCCACCACTGTATGTTCCATAGTCGATAGAACTAATCTCATTATATCCATTATCTTGTTTATGTCGGTGATCATAAGAAGTCTCAGACTCACAACACATCCCTATGCACTTTCCCTTTTATGACCGCCTCTCTTATTTTGTCTCACTGGGTCTTCTGGAATTTACAGCCCAGAACTAACCAAATCCTTCATATCCTCAACTTCCTCCTTCTCAAAAGATAAACTGGCCCTCCCCTAAGGACATTGCTTCCCCTGAATTCGTCTCAAGTGTGGCTggttttctctttcatcttctgGGCGCAGCACACTGGTCTGCTGATTCTTCTACCATTCCAGGAAAATCTCCTCTGCAGAGCCTTTGCAAGGATATACCTTTTGCCTGGAATTCAAATAGCTACCTCTCTTATTTCTTACAAGTGCTTCCTCAAATGGCATCTCCTCAATGAAGCCACATATAATTACTCTTTTAAACCTCTAGCCCTCCCACCCTGCCTCACATAGGATTCCTAATTTCCCTGTCCTGCTCTCCTTTAACTATTTTTCCATGACACCAATCACCTTAGAGAATGTCATGCAATAGACTTACATATTAtgcattttgttcattgtttatcTGTCCCTTGCTTAATTTCAAATTCCCCAGGGGCAGGGATCCTTGGCTGTTTTGCTTGAGTAAGGTATCTCAAGGATCTACAACAGcaccaggcacatagtaggtactccaataaatatttcttgagtgaaAGTATCAATTCGTACCACAATATTATGAGGAACACACAATTATTTTTCCGACAATAAAGCTGAAACTTAGACAATATACATAAAGTATTAAAGGTCACACTACTTGTAATGGAATAACTTGGATTCCAATTCAAGCCTTCCCCCTAGAGCTTACACCCACTACTCCACACCCAGTGGTGTTTGCCAGCATTGGATGAGGGAGAGGAAGATTCTGAAATGAAGGAGGGAATAGGAAGGTGGAGAAGGGGctagaaataaatctctgtgtGCCAAGCTGAGCAGTTTAAACTACATTCCATAGCAGAACCTCTGAATTGAATAGTGACATAATTAAATCTGTATCTTAGAAAGATAATTCAAAGAGCTGCCAACTGGAAAAGTGAAAGCCAACAAAATGCTAGTGGAAACACCACATTTAATGGAACCAAATGTAACTCTAAAATTTCCACAGCTAAGGACTCCCCTCCCTACTAATTCATTAATAGGTAGTTCTTTCACTCCAGTTCTCACTTAGAAAAAGTCCGACACAGCATAAATAGTTGTGAACTTACactttattcatatatattagaTATTGATAATCTTAACAAATGAGTTACTTTCCATTTGGGTACAGTCACAGTTGTCaacaatatttggaagcaccAGGCATGAAATCTCTTGAGATGCTATGTTTTCATCAGGGTCACCTGACACATTCAAGTTCTGTCTGACATACCATTAAAGCAGTGGCTCAGAATGCAGGCAAGTTTTCAAACAGGCAGTAACTGGATAGTATCACTTCACATATAAGTGTTCATTATATCATCAAGTGAAATAAACACACAACCCACAGGATCTTGCTTAGGTTGGCTGCCTAGGTGGCCCCTGAGATAAAACCTTGTAATCACATAGCCTCGCCTAATTAGTCAGAAAACAAATGATTAAGTGAAACAGTCACAGGATATAGgaattataaataatacatatattaatagaTATTCATTTTCATTACACAAAAGTTGCTATTATAAATACTTATTTGATTGATGAGTCTAAAAATATATTCCCCatataaataatgttaaatattaataaatagatttagatttaaaattcaaatagtgCAGGCAGGACAACCATTATTGGGATGCTCTTCGACCTCGAAACATCTGACTCCTTTTTCGCTTCCCTATTTTAGCTGCTGGTGACAGTTCAGCCATCACTTGGATGAGTTCATGTACTGCTTTGCGTTGGACATTCAAGTCAGTTACCTATtgggaaagaaaagagcaaaattaATTTCAGGCATAGAAGCCATCAGGATATTCTGTTAATGGCATGATGGTCAGTGAAAATAAaactattcctttaaaaaaatggacCATATTACCTTAATACACAATATTTACTTCTTCAGCAGTTGAGGCTAAAAATTACAATTACATTCCTAGTTGTGCAATGATGTGGTGGAGTACATCACATATCTTTAAATCTACTCCTATAGAATTCTTGAAACCATATAGTGAAAAGACCCCTGGTGTGGAGTCAATGTAAAAAGGTGGATCTGAATCTCATGCGTGCAATAATTCTGACCTTGAGCCAGCTACCTAACCTTTCGGagcctctattttctcatctaaaggaagagaagactgtTTCTATGACCTCTCTATCATCAATCTTTCTATGACCTCTCTATCATCAATCTACCAATTATATCACTTTATACTTTAGTCTCTCCTGTATGTATCAAACGAGTAACTATAGGTCAATGATTCTCACTGTTGTGCGTAGCAGATTAACCTGGAAACCTAATAAAGACCTCAGAGATCCAGGGGCATGAATTGGAAGGACTGTACCCTGTGCATTCActaagctccccaggtgattctgacatccacctaagtttgagaaccactgatctaggtTAAGTACCCTAGAAAACATCAAATCCAAAACAAGtgaaaactgtaatttttaatttctccCAGATTAAGTCAGTCTCTCAATTTCCATAATAGGTTTTAAAATAACCACCAATCATATTTACATATGGCTTACtgatatataaagtttaaaattaggAATTGCAACAACTTTTCCAGTACCCTACCTTCTAGGCTAGCAAACTGAACTACTTGCATTTCCTCACTCTAACCAATAGGGCCATTTAGGTGATTTCATTCTTCATAAAATGTGGACCAGACCATTTACTTTCCTCTTGACTCTGCCATTATGTTTTTTCTAATCTTGGGAACACTATGGCTACCTCGCCACATTTCTGAGGATGGCTGGGGGATTACAGGCTACAGGGCTAATTATGAAAGGGCATAACATACCTCAGCTTAGCAACTGAGCCAAAGAGAACAATAATTAATAGAGCTCACTCAAGATTGCCCATCAAGAAACAGAGGTTTGTAGCTTCCAGAAGGAAGAAacccacagattttttttccacttttttaagGCCCAGTTACTGCAGAGTAGAAAAAGTTTTCTACAAGCTGTGTGTTTGCAAGTGACAGATTTTACTTTCCAGTGTTCAAATCATCACCAAGAAACTAAGAGACTTATCCAGGACTGAAGAGTAAGCCAGGGGCACCACTGGGTTAGGGGCAAGTGCTGAGTGTCTAGTTTCTAACCAAAGGAGACCTGTTGCCATGTCTCTCCTTTCAGTTTCTGGGGGTTCACATAAGAGGAATGAGAGGCAGGCCCGGCAATAGTGAAAGCTGAGCACAAATCCTAAGAGCACAAATGCCAGCTTGAGCTCTCATTTGTGCCCATTTATATCAAAGCCAATCCCAAAGGAATCTAGAGGTCTTTGTCTTCTAGATAAAGTTTTGAAAAACGTGTTTTGTCTTTATGCCTCAATGTTATCTTTCTGTTTATAGAAGGCataatttaaagataatttaaagatACAAGTTCATGAGGTATGACTTAGGAGTCTAAGGAGTTCTCCAGCTGAGATATTCTGAAAGTTGATAGAGACTTGATAGAACAATGTTTTCATAAGGTATAAATTCTACCTATTTTTCCCTAAAAACAAACAGCAACCATTCTTGCTTCTAATTAGGCAGTACAATCTGATAGGTTGGCTAGAGACTTGCAGTGGGGTGCACTGGTCCCTACTCAAAGGCTGTAGCTTTCTTCTATCTCATTCTCATTTTCTATTCTTGGCATTGTAGAGTTTTGGAGCAAAGAATGTCATCAAACTTATGCAGTGAACCTAACAGTTTCCTTTTAAGATGAGGGCACTGAGCCCCAGCCAGCCATGTGATTCATCACAGTTCCctggtggctgagatgggaggagaaCACACATCTTCTCAGCTCCTCCCACTGCTCTTTCCATTAAGACAGACAGCCTCTCATTCAAAGTAAGAGAATTTCCATCATATGAGCAAAGGACAATGAGAGAATTGCTTCTCAGTACTCCCCACTACTTCCTCACCTACTTCCTCTTCATTGGATTTGTCAATTCACCTGTCTTTACACAGTAGTTACAATGCCAGCATTTTTCTACATTACATACTTCAGTGATTCCCATACTGGCTTTGCAAAGTCATCCAAACACAAATAGAATTAGTAAGAGTTTCAGCTACGGGTTGAGTTCATAGCTTTAGCAACTGTTAAATAGCTAATGTCTACTTTCTGGAGAACAAATGCTTTGCAAGACCTTCCGCAATGAAaccaaagaaagaatttaaagagCCTCACCGAATAATTGGTCAGCTTTTCAAAGTCATCCCGtttctttttgttgctattgaAAAACTTGACATTAATGTCTTCCTTGATGGTCTCCACACTCTTTTGGATCCTCTGGTcatctttgaagtttttaaaaagtttgaagtaAAAGGAGACAATTTGGCTCTGCATTATTTTTCTGTCACTCTCCTTGGAAGGAAAGAACACAAACAGAGGATGATGTGTATTTATCCATCAGAAAGCAAGCAACAGGAAAATTAGCCAAATGGGAATATTCAGCTTACCtctttccaattcctcaagatgTCTAAGAAAAGAGTTCCATTATCTGCTACATCTGGATCACCtgcattctggaaaaaaaaaaaaggggggtttACAATTAGCCCATaaattgtcttaaaaatatatttcaagtttCATTGAACTCAGATGTGACAATATtcactgatttccttttcagtTCTTCTGCTTAGTTCTAACAATAAGTATTCACAAAATGTTTATGTGAGATATAGCCAAAGACTATTATGCTcttttagcttttttattttccaatataaCCATTGCATTGCAATGTCACAAAGGAGTTCAACAAAGCTGATGATACTCCAAGGGTCTCAAAAACTATAGTAGGctaaagaaagtattttcaagctaggctaaaaaatacaaaacaaaaaacagcaaagcCACCCCACTATAAAATACTGCCCCCCAATGGTACAGGTTTCTATTACATCTACTATGCCTTCCTGTAGTGTATTACGTCAACTTTAAAAGATAGTTCCaaacgtgtgcgtgtgtgtgtgtgtgtgtgtgtgtatgtgtgtgtgtgtggtctgatTTTGTGTTGTAGGAATAAAATCAATTGTGAATGTCTGAATATTAGTATGATAGCTATAATTATAATAActaagttttaaataaataatgaaatatttaaaatgtaaaaacttttCATTAACcatcaacaaaattttaaaagaaactcaaaaaactcacttaaaatttttaaacattccaTAGCCAGAATCATAATTCCTACAAAATCCCAGTGAGCAACTAAGTTCAGGAATAATTCACAAGTAATATAGATAGAGCAGCAGAATGTTGAAATAACTTTTTGGA includes:
- the IFNG gene encoding interferon gamma, which codes for MKYTSYILAFQLCIVLGSLGCYCQDPYVKEAENLKKYFNAGDPDVADNGTLFLDILRNWKEESDRKIMQSQIVSFYFKLFKNFKDDQRIQKSVETIKEDINVKFFNSNKKKRDDFEKLTNYSVTDLNVQRKAVHELIQVMAELSPAAKIGKRKRSQMFRGRRASQ